A genome region from candidate division KSB1 bacterium includes the following:
- a CDS encoding sugar phosphate isomerase/epimerase family protein translates to MNRRRFVMSAAAAPAAAVIGSGCSTAEKPEPAFRFCLNTSTINGGEIGLLKSMEIAAQAGYDGVEIWVRDLKACLDSGHSLSEIEQRIKDHGLAVESAIGFAPWLTGKAGFDQMRDDMQLLSAVGCRRIAAPPAGVPSDAPLDLFKAGEAYAELLELGRETGVMPQLEFWGASQVLWHLGQALMIAAAANDPDARILPDVYHLFRGGSGFNGLKMLSGQLIDIFHMNDYPDKAREEQNDADRVYPGDGVAPVVQILTDLNAGGPTVLSLELFNREYWKHDPLTVAETGLRKMRTAVSGIK, encoded by the coding sequence ATGAACCGAAGAAGATTTGTCATGTCAGCGGCAGCCGCACCCGCAGCCGCTGTGATCGGAAGCGGATGCTCAACTGCAGAAAAGCCCGAACCGGCATTCCGCTTTTGTCTGAACACCAGCACGATCAACGGCGGGGAAATCGGACTGCTGAAAAGTATGGAAATCGCCGCACAGGCGGGATACGACGGCGTGGAAATCTGGGTGCGCGATTTGAAAGCCTGTCTGGATTCCGGGCATTCGCTTTCAGAAATTGAACAGCGCATCAAAGATCACGGCCTCGCTGTTGAGAGCGCGATCGGTTTTGCGCCCTGGCTAACGGGCAAGGCCGGATTCGATCAGATGCGCGACGACATGCAGCTGTTGTCTGCGGTTGGCTGCCGACGAATTGCGGCGCCGCCGGCCGGTGTGCCGTCGGATGCGCCTCTGGACCTGTTCAAAGCCGGCGAAGCTTATGCCGAACTTTTAGAACTGGGACGCGAGACCGGCGTGATGCCGCAGCTGGAGTTCTGGGGCGCGTCACAGGTGCTGTGGCATCTGGGACAGGCGCTGATGATCGCAGCGGCGGCCAATGATCCGGATGCGCGGATTTTACCGGATGTGTATCATCTGTTCCGCGGCGGGTCCGGGTTCAACGGATTGAAAATGCTCAGCGGTCAGCTGATTGATATTTTTCATATGAACGATTATCCGGACAAAGCGAGAGAAGAGCAGAACGACGCCGACCGGGTGTATCCGGGGGACGGTGTCGCTCCGGTCGTGCAGATTCTCACCGATCTGAACGCCGGCGGGCCGACGGTGCTGTCGCTGGAACTGTTCAACCGGGAGTACTGGAAACATGATCCCCTGACGGTTGCGGAAACCGGTCTGCGAAAAATGCGGACCGCTGTCAGCGGGATAAAATAA
- a CDS encoding DUF4177 domain-containing protein — MQKFKEYKVITVEEGGCSTLLLGSSVIPVNKMQAQLNQLAKDGWQVVFQLVEQKRYLLFWTRESVIITLGR; from the coding sequence ATGCAGAAATTTAAAGAATACAAGGTCATCACCGTGGAAGAAGGCGGGTGCAGTACGCTCTTACTCGGCTCGTCAGTTATTCCGGTGAATAAAATGCAAGCGCAACTGAATCAGTTGGCAAAAGACGGATGGCAGGTTGTGTTTCAGCTGGTGGAACAGAAACGCTATTTGCTGTTCTGGACCCGGGAATCTGTAATCATCACGCTGGGCCGGTAA
- a CDS encoding N,N'-diacetylchitobiose phosphorylase, producing the protein MRYGFFDDENKEYVITNPQTPEPWSNYLGSVEYGAIVTNNAGGYSFYRSGGKGRFIRMHFNTILKDQPGKFLYFRDRDAGDIWSASWQPVGVPLEDYTTECRHGTAYTSIKSNYKHIESKVTFFVPLNQHYEVWRVSLTNRDSVRRKLSAFTYVEYSGSWSALDDLLNIQYTQYTTIMAVKDGIIDHGTNVNIPPMPDNFDEKDQGRHTFMALAGAPVTNWDTDRERFVGKYRTYKNPIAVESGTCSGSLAYGDNACGSLQTDIDLEPGESKDFLVLVGVGRADAEGQQIRGKYQDIKKADQELNELKQAWHHHLARFTVQTPDQQLNSTVNVWGMYNNLITYSWSRAVSLVYTGVDRDGLGYRDTVQDFIGVVHSIPEQVGERLKLMITGQLSNGAALPVVYPTRHKPGQEAAPHDDEYRSDDSMWLFYAIPDYVKETGDMDFYNKVLPYADRGEDTVFRHMKRAIEFTLEHSGEHGLPLGLKADWNDCVRFGKTGESAFVAMQLRLALSVYVDVAERLGEASEVEWGQTRLEKLDDAIQKHVWDGEWFLRGYGENHARYGGHENKEGSLFLNPQVWAVMGGAASPEQAESAMNAVHERLATRYGLMICDPPFTREDHTIMRAQLMNPGNKENGGIFIHTQGWAVIAETLLGHGDRAYEYLRDYLPAAYNDHADVREVEPYVVCQSTHSRHSPKEGTSRLPWLSGSAAWTYYALTRYILGVRPDYDALVIDPCIPCKWDAFTVTREFRGCSFHISVDNSARVQRGVKSLIVNGKALDGTRIPAAEFESENKVEVILG; encoded by the coding sequence TGACATCTGGTCCGCTTCCTGGCAGCCGGTTGGGGTTCCTCTCGAGGATTATACCACTGAATGCCGGCACGGAACGGCGTATACATCCATCAAATCAAATTATAAACACATCGAATCCAAGGTGACGTTTTTTGTGCCGTTGAATCAGCATTATGAAGTGTGGCGGGTGTCGTTGACGAACCGGGATTCCGTCAGACGAAAATTGAGCGCCTTTACCTATGTCGAATATTCCGGCAGCTGGTCGGCTCTGGACGATTTGCTGAATATCCAGTATACGCAATACACCACCATCATGGCGGTCAAAGACGGGATCATTGATCACGGCACCAATGTGAATATTCCGCCTATGCCGGACAATTTTGATGAAAAAGACCAGGGCCGGCACACGTTCATGGCTCTGGCCGGCGCCCCGGTGACGAACTGGGATACGGACCGGGAACGCTTTGTGGGAAAATACAGAACCTATAAAAATCCGATTGCGGTGGAATCCGGCACGTGCAGCGGATCACTGGCTTATGGGGATAACGCCTGCGGCAGTCTGCAGACGGATATTGATCTGGAACCGGGCGAGAGCAAAGACTTTTTGGTGCTTGTCGGCGTCGGCCGCGCGGATGCGGAAGGCCAACAGATTCGCGGCAAATATCAGGACATCAAAAAGGCGGATCAGGAGCTAAATGAGCTGAAACAGGCCTGGCATCATCATCTGGCCCGGTTCACCGTGCAAACCCCGGATCAGCAACTGAACAGCACGGTCAATGTGTGGGGAATGTACAACAATCTGATCACCTACTCCTGGTCGCGGGCCGTCAGTCTGGTGTACACCGGTGTGGATCGGGACGGACTGGGGTACCGGGATACGGTTCAGGATTTTATCGGCGTGGTTCACAGCATTCCGGAACAGGTGGGAGAACGTTTAAAACTCATGATCACCGGTCAGCTGTCCAACGGCGCGGCGCTGCCGGTGGTGTATCCGACCCGGCACAAACCGGGACAGGAAGCGGCGCCGCATGATGATGAATACCGTTCCGATGATAGCATGTGGCTGTTTTATGCCATTCCGGATTACGTCAAGGAAACCGGCGATATGGACTTTTACAACAAAGTGTTGCCGTATGCGGATCGAGGTGAGGATACAGTGTTTCGGCATATGAAACGCGCCATCGAGTTTACCCTTGAACATTCGGGTGAACATGGGTTGCCGCTGGGATTAAAAGCGGACTGGAACGATTGTGTGCGGTTCGGCAAGACCGGCGAGAGCGCGTTTGTGGCCATGCAATTGCGGCTGGCGCTGAGTGTGTACGTGGATGTGGCGGAGCGGCTGGGTGAAGCATCGGAAGTCGAGTGGGGACAAACGCGCCTTGAAAAGCTGGATGACGCCATTCAGAAACACGTATGGGACGGCGAATGGTTTCTGCGCGGCTACGGTGAAAATCATGCACGCTATGGCGGTCATGAGAACAAAGAAGGCAGTCTGTTTTTAAATCCCCAGGTCTGGGCGGTGATGGGAGGCGCCGCATCACCGGAACAGGCGGAATCGGCTATGAATGCGGTGCATGAACGCCTGGCAACCCGTTACGGACTGATGATCTGTGATCCGCCGTTTACCCGTGAAGATCATACCATTATGCGCGCGCAGCTGATGAATCCCGGCAACAAGGAAAACGGCGGTATCTTTATCCATACTCAGGGATGGGCGGTCATAGCGGAAACCCTTTTGGGGCATGGAGACCGGGCGTATGAATATTTGCGGGATTATCTGCCGGCCGCTTATAATGATCACGCGGATGTGCGCGAGGTGGAGCCTTATGTGGTGTGTCAGTCCACGCATTCCAGACACAGTCCCAAAGAAGGCACGTCCAGATTGCCCTGGCTGAGCGGAAGCGCGGCCTGGACCTATTATGCCCTCACCCGTTATATTCTGGGTGTTCGTCCCGATTATGACGCACTGGTCATTGATCCCTGTATTCCTTGCAAATGGGACGCGTTTACCGTGACGCGTGAATTTCGCGGCTGTTCCTTTCATATCAGCGTGGACAATTCCGCACGTGTGCAGCGGGGCGTCAAATCCCTGATCGTAAACGGCAAAGCGCTGGACGGCACCCGTATACCGGCTGCCGAATTTGAATCGGAAAATAAAGTCGAGGTCATTCTCGGATAA
- a CDS encoding Gfo/Idh/MocA family oxidoreductase, whose amino-acid sequence MESRYVNRRQFVKTTALASAAAFVPAAALGANDRINVALIGCRNKGFGILKDSLGYDDARCTAMCDVDRSVLDERAAEVQKTFGQKPKLYNDYRKMLEQKDIDAVIIGTPDHWHCLQLVDAVQAGKDVYVEKPMANTIEECNIMVRAANYYDRVVQVGQQQRSNQIFIEVMKLIKSGVIGSLRKVNMWANFNYGLGATPAMDEPVPDGVDYDMWLGPAPSRPFNRNHFHGSWRHFWAYGGGMFSDWGVHLVDMGLWAKDQVKAPGQVMTFAANNSDSNKKRDTFDTMNVIYPTQDYVINYDMTAGVQEGPFELMYGVNFIGNKATIKANRHSYKVVPEWDPVKEKHLTEAKEVTSGKESHGEHVRNFLDCIKSRQIPACPPQVGRAAALHVHAANISARIGEPFLIWDDVNNRFSNCDKANSYIVPRYRSPWTLPKIG is encoded by the coding sequence ATGGAAAGCCGTTATGTAAATCGGAGACAATTTGTAAAAACCACAGCGCTGGCATCTGCCGCTGCGTTTGTTCCGGCAGCCGCCCTGGGCGCCAATGACAGGATCAACGTGGCGCTGATTGGATGCCGCAACAAGGGATTCGGCATACTCAAGGACAGTCTGGGCTATGATGACGCGCGCTGTACGGCCATGTGTGACGTGGATCGGAGCGTACTGGACGAACGCGCGGCCGAGGTGCAAAAGACCTTTGGTCAGAAACCCAAACTGTATAACGACTACCGCAAGATGCTGGAGCAAAAGGACATCGATGCGGTGATCATCGGCACGCCGGATCACTGGCACTGTCTGCAGCTGGTGGATGCCGTACAGGCCGGCAAGGATGTGTATGTGGAAAAACCCATGGCCAACACCATTGAGGAATGCAACATCATGGTCAGGGCCGCCAATTACTATGACCGCGTGGTGCAGGTGGGCCAGCAACAGCGCAGCAATCAGATCTTTATCGAGGTCATGAAACTGATCAAATCCGGCGTCATCGGGTCGCTGCGCAAAGTGAACATGTGGGCGAATTTCAATTACGGCCTGGGCGCCACACCGGCCATGGATGAACCGGTACCGGACGGCGTGGATTACGATATGTGGCTGGGACCGGCGCCGAGCCGTCCGTTCAACCGCAACCATTTTCACGGCAGCTGGCGGCATTTCTGGGCCTACGGCGGCGGCATGTTCTCGGACTGGGGCGTGCACCTGGTGGACATGGGGTTGTGGGCCAAGGATCAGGTCAAAGCGCCGGGGCAGGTGATGACGTTTGCGGCCAACAACAGCGATTCCAACAAAAAACGCGATACCTTTGATACCATGAATGTCATTTATCCGACCCAGGATTATGTGATCAATTACGATATGACCGCCGGTGTGCAGGAAGGTCCGTTTGAACTCATGTACGGCGTCAATTTTATCGGCAACAAGGCGACCATCAAGGCGAACCGGCACAGCTACAAGGTGGTGCCGGAATGGGACCCGGTGAAAGAAAAACATCTGACCGAGGCCAAAGAGGTGACCTCTGGAAAAGAATCGCATGGCGAGCATGTGCGCAATTTTCTGGATTGCATCAAATCGCGGCAGATTCCGGCCTGTCCGCCGCAAGTCGGGCGCGCCGCGGCTCTGCACGTGCACGCGGCCAATATATCCGCCCGTATCGGCGAGCCGTTTCTAATCTGGGATGATGTGAACAACCGCTTTAGCAATTGCGATAAAGCCAACAGCTATATTGTGCCGCGCTACCGGTCACCGTGGACGCTGCCGAAAATCGGTTAA
- the yidD gene encoding membrane protein insertion efficiency factor YidD: protein MLAHLCIRCIKWYQRVNKDGALFRTDCNFIPSCSDYARLCLQRFGLIKGLRLGLERISRCKDREALEKKVDPVPEKL, encoded by the coding sequence ATGCTTGCGCATCTCTGCATACGCTGCATTAAATGGTATCAGCGCGTCAACAAAGACGGCGCCCTGTTCAGAACGGACTGTAATTTTATTCCGTCCTGTTCCGATTATGCCAGACTCTGTCTGCAGCGCTTTGGTCTGATCAAAGGACTGAGACTGGGACTTGAGCGTATTTCACGATGTAAAGACCGCGAGGCTTTAGAGAAAAAAGTTGATCCTGTGCCGGAAAAGTTATAA
- a CDS encoding sugar phosphate isomerase/epimerase — MMDTRRQFLLKTAAAGAAMAALPYVACETQTQTRFNLGFISGLIGKELKADWRAALKQAASYGFSEYEGGVYADSAQDYLAYLQEVGLTPVAGGIKFSEDMDEVKQSFENVLALGMPYAVSYWPWLVGEPFKLEDCQKSADLLNQIGELAAGNGLTLCWHNHDNEFIEMEAGLPFHYLMDHTDPELVKCEMDSYWVAKGGADPLQVLQQYNGRIPILHVKDMAGDEEQSFACPGSGIIDFPSILTEALDQGIEHYFVERDKAPDGMACLKSSSEYLKSLEL; from the coding sequence ATGATGGATACCAGACGACAGTTTTTATTAAAGACCGCGGCCGCCGGCGCTGCCATGGCTGCACTGCCGTATGTCGCTTGCGAAACACAGACACAGACACGATTCAACCTCGGCTTTATCAGCGGACTCATCGGCAAAGAGCTGAAAGCTGACTGGCGGGCGGCGCTGAAACAGGCTGCTTCTTACGGGTTCAGCGAATACGAGGGCGGTGTGTATGCGGACTCGGCGCAGGACTACCTGGCGTACCTGCAGGAGGTCGGATTGACGCCGGTGGCCGGGGGCATTAAATTCTCGGAGGACATGGACGAGGTGAAACAGAGTTTTGAAAACGTCCTGGCGCTGGGGATGCCCTATGCCGTGTCCTACTGGCCGTGGCTGGTCGGCGAGCCGTTCAAGCTCGAGGATTGTCAAAAGAGCGCGGATCTGCTGAATCAGATCGGTGAACTGGCTGCGGGTAACGGATTGACCCTGTGCTGGCACAATCACGATAATGAATTCATCGAGATGGAAGCGGGCCTGCCGTTCCATTATCTGATGGATCATACCGATCCGGAGCTGGTCAAGTGTGAGATGGATAGTTACTGGGTGGCCAAAGGCGGCGCCGATCCGCTGCAGGTTCTGCAGCAGTACAACGGCCGGATTCCGATTCTGCACGTCAAGGATATGGCGGGTGACGAAGAACAGTCCTTTGCCTGTCCCGGCAGCGGTATCATTGATTTCCCGTCGATTTTGACCGAGGCCCTGGATCAGGGGATTGAGCACTACTTTGTCGAACGCGACAAGGCGCCGGACGGTATGGCGTGTCTGAAATCGAGCAGCGAGTATCTCAAGAGTCTCGAGCTGTAA